AACCACGCTTCGAACTCGGGATCAAATCGCGTCATGTCGGTCATAAGAAGAGACGCTGCAGAGCTTCGTAGTCGGCAAGTCCGCTGTCCAATTCCCGTCGGAGCCGGTCCATGGCTCGGGCGAGGCGCCATCCAATGGTCCGCTCCGCGATGCCGAGAATCGAGGCGATCTCTCGGTTCGAGTATCCGTGGTAGTAGCGCAGGAGGACCACGGCACCCAACTTCGGAGGTAGGAGGCGCACTGCATCGCCGACCTCGGAACGCTGGCCGGTGGCCGTCGAGGGGAGGGAAGTTGCCAGGCCGGGGACGAATATGGAGACGAATCCCAACACCTGAT
The Dehalococcoidia bacterium DNA segment above includes these coding regions:
- a CDS encoding RNA polymerase sigma factor produces the protein MEGLSYTPGDSNDFERLYRSAYPRLVRTLYGLLGANAAEDCAQEAFERAYKAWPKWKGDAPAEAWLYRIAINLAISQRRHDQVLGFVSIFVPGLATSLPSTATGQRSEVGDAVRLLPPKLGAVVLLRYYHGYSNREIASILGIAERTIGWRLARAMDRLRRELDSGLADYEALQRLFL